A genomic window from Glycine max cultivar Williams 82 chromosome 17, Glycine_max_v4.0, whole genome shotgun sequence includes:
- the LOC121173895 gene encoding uncharacterized protein, protein MGLGLFKALFCCNKPHEIEVADSWDSSPDNTPKQHSSKPKPKAAPAQCSNNNKHKTSTTQIELFASAISWPSCIDTSSPRISCWPPTIPMQLSKPLVLDSPFSSRKMLPLTKHMNKQIIVANEV, encoded by the exons ATGGGACTGGGGCTTTTTAAGGCATTGTTTTGCTGCAACAAGCCCCATGAAATTGAGGTTGCAGACTCCTGGGACTCCTCTCCTGACAATACCCCAAAACAACATTCTTCTAAACCAAAGCCAAAAGCTGCACCTGCTCAATGttccaataataataaacacaaaacCTCTACTACACAAATAGAGTTGTTCGCGTCTGCCATTTCATGGCCGTCATGCATCGATACCTCAAGCCCGAGAATTTCATGTTGGCCACCAACCATCCCAATGCAGCTGTCAAAGCCACTGGTTTTGGACTCTCCATTTTCATCCAGGAAG ATGTTGCCATTAACAAAGCATATGAACAAGCAAATAATTGTTGCAAATGAAGTCTAA
- the LOC100792610 gene encoding calcium-dependent protein kinase 2 — protein sequence MKMGVGFSKVLTKKPEHEIPINASPDYTPQLTYKQPRKNLLIAPPLPLPPPKPTECCSQTEPVLGKPYVKIKQMYEMKEELGRGKFGVTYLCVEKATGRAYACKSIAKKKPPQEMEDVRMEVVILQHLSEQHNIVEFKGAYEDRKNVHLVMELCSGGELFDRIVAKGNYTERQAAKIMRQIVNVVHVCHFMGVMHRDLKPENFLFATKDEDAPLKLTDFGSSVFFHKGKVCTDFVGNAYYVAPEVLKRSHGKEIDVWNAGVILYILLSGVPPFWAETEKGIFDAILGGKLDMDSEPWPSISEAAKDLVRKMLTCDPKERITAADALEHPWLKEGGEASDKLPDSAVLIRMKRFRAMNQMKKLALKVIAENISEKETKGLIQMFNNMDTDGSGTITFEELKSGLFRLGSLVNESEMKQLMDAADIDKSRTIDYFEFIAATMDRHKVEKEESLFKAFQYFDKDNNGYITRDELREAITEHQGDEAAIDEVFNDVDSDKDGKIDYHEFMTMMKNEC from the exons ATGAAAATGGGAGTGGGGTTCTCTAAGGTGTTAACAAAGAAACCAGAGCATGAAATTCCCATTAATGCCTCCCCAGATTACACTCCTCAACTGACCTACAAACAACCAAGGAAAAACCTTCTAATTGCACCTCCACTTCCACTTCCTCCTCCTAAGCCTACCGAATGTTGTTCACAAACAGAACCAGTTCTAGGGAAACCTTACGTTAAAATAAAGCAAATGTACGAGATGAAGGAAGAGCTGGGAAGAGGAAAATTTGGAGTGACTTATCTGTGTGTAGAGAAGGCCACAGGACGAGCGTATGCATGCAAATCCATAGCAAAGAAGAAGCCGCCACAAGAAATGGAGGATGTGAGAATGGAGGTTGTGATTCTGCAGCATCTTTCGGAGCAACACAACATAGTGGAATTCAAGGGAGCTTATGAGGACAGGAAGAACGTGCACCTTGTCATGGAGCTGTGTAGTGGGGGTGAACTCTTCGACCGCATCGTTGCCAAAGGGAACTACACCGAGCGTCAAGCCGCCAAAATCATGAGACAGATTGTGAATGTGGTTCATGTCTGTCATTTCATGGGTGTCATGCATCGAGACCTCAAGCCAGAGAATTTCTTGTTCGCCACCAAGGACGAGGATGCCCCATTGAAACTCACCGATTTTGGATCCTCTGTCTTCTTTCACAAAG GTAAAGTATGCACAGATTTTGTTGGAAATGCATATTACGTGGCTCCAGAGGTTTTGAAACGGAGTCATGGAAAGGAGATAGATGTCTGGAATGCAGGAGTCATTTTGTACATTCTCTTGAGTGGGGTGCCTCCATTTTGGGCTG AAACTGAGAAAGGCATATTTGATGCTATTTTGGGAGGAAAGTTAGATATGGATAGCGAGCCATGGCCTTCTATTTCAGAAGCTGCAAAAGATTTGGTTAGAAAAATGCTGACTTGCGACCCTAAGGAACGCATTACAGCTGCTGATGCCCTCG AACACCCTTGGTTGAAGGAAGGTGGTGAAGCATCAGACAAGCTTCCAGACAGTGCTGTTTTAATTAGGATGAAACGGTTTAGAGCAATGAACCAGATGAAGAAGCTTGCTCTGAAG GTAATAGCAGAAAATATTTCAGAGAAAGAAACAAAGGGCCTGATACAAATGTTCAACAATATGGATACTGATGGCAGTGGCACAATCACATTTGAAGAACTCAAATCTGGATTGTTTAGATTGGGTTCCCTGGTTAATGAATCTGAAATGAAGCAGCTAATGGATGCT GCTGATATTGACAAGAGTAGGACTATTGACTACTTTGAATTCATTGCTGCCACTATGGATCGGCATAAAGTGGAAAAGGAAGAGAGTTTGTTCAAGGCTTTTCAATACTTTGACAAGGATAACAATGG TTACATAACAAGAGATGAACTTAGAGAAGCAATAACTGAACACCAGGGAGATGAAGCTGCTATAGATGAAGTCTTCAACGATGTTGACTCTGACAAA GATGGGAAAATTGATTATCACGAGTTTATGACCATGATGAAAAATGAATGCTAA
- the LOC100781648 gene encoding uncharacterized protein → MMGRVQRWRCVWNCIHRPSQQLRLLHEGPDTVEELLERHLVKNKNENELENRRQLTSTRREALCLYRDILRATRFFIWPDSRGILWRDILRENARTEFEQSRFESDPEIVTRLLIGGRQALHSAIDKLAEKHKQR, encoded by the coding sequence ATGATGGGAAGGGTGCAAAGATGGCGATGCGTTTGGAATTGTATTCATCGCCCGAGTCAGCAGCTGCGTCTATTGCACGAGGGCCCTGACACCGTAGAGGAGCTTCTCGAGAGGCATCTCGTTAAAAACAAAAACGAGAACGAGTTGGAGAATCGGAGGCAACTCACCAGCACTCGCCGCGAAGCGCTATGTCTCTACCGTGACATTCTTCGGGCCACCCGCTTCTTTATATGGCCCGATTCCAGGGGCATCCTCTGGCGCGACATACTTAGAGAGAACGCCCGAACCGAATTCGAACAGTCCCGTTTCGAATCCGACCCTGAAATCGTGACCCGATTGCTTATTGGGGGCCGCCAAGCCCTCCACTCCGCTATAGATAAGCTCGCCGAGAAGCACAAACAACGCTGA
- the LOC100782536 gene encoding uncharacterized protein isoform X2, whose product MDLQDFLIRARVLRLYRQALRIAGRAPSSAKAELRQTIRQEMENNRNCNDKQRIRFLISEGLDKLKRLDEMLDMQGYR is encoded by the exons atgGATCTTCAGGATTTCCTTATCCGTGCTCGGGTCTTGAGGCTTTACAGACAAGCATTGAGAATTGCTGGTCGAGCCCCTTCTTCCGCTAAAG CTGAACTGAGGCAGACAATTAGGCAAGAGATGGAAAATAATAGAAACTGCAATGACAAGCAAAGGATCCGTTTCTTGATTAGTGAGGGATTGGATAAACTGAAACGACTGGATGAAATGCTAGATATGCAAGGTTATCGTTGA
- the LOC100782536 gene encoding uncharacterized protein isoform X1, protein MAQMNRSLVSLFPLQNTTYSPLPCMIVEEHTKCLRKCANDAFPILIDRVLKMKETLFCLYSGRGWIVSLSLSMDLQDFLIRARVLRLYRQALRIAGRAPSSAKAELRQTIRQEMENNRNCNDKQRIRFLISEGLDKLKRLDEMLDMQGYR, encoded by the exons ATGGCACAGATGAATCGTTCACTTGTTTCTTTATTTCCTCTTCAAAACACCACGTATTCTCCTTTGCCATGTATGATAGTTGAAGAGCACACCAAGTGTTTGCGAAAATGTGCTAATGATGCTTTTCCAATTCTTATAGACCGtgttttgaaaatgaaagaaacattgTTTTGTTTGTATTCAG gAAGAGGCTGGAtagtttctctttctctctccatgGATCTTCAGGATTTCCTTATCCGTGCTCGGGTCTTGAGGCTTTACAGACAAGCATTGAGAATTGCTGGTCGAGCCCCTTCTTCCGCTAAAG CTGAACTGAGGCAGACAATTAGGCAAGAGATGGAAAATAATAGAAACTGCAATGACAAGCAAAGGATCCGTTTCTTGATTAGTGAGGGATTGGATAAACTGAAACGACTGGATGAAATGCTAGATATGCAAGGTTATCGTTGA
- the LOC100793140 gene encoding uncharacterized protein At1g76070: MEKEKEKEKKSKLKNKIFKILPKAAAMSVTFQNPPFSPGRDHKCKHYGGKGFFSGRMIPDEARRKAKNGHGVETQEPTSPKISCMGQIKHKKGGAKNMSMSMPTPRDPEVKKHASKFQRMLLFHAGKPKQSDADVESERAPAPPMGHMRRFASGRETFSNFDWKAQIAPHDDVDRLDDEIIIPFSAPLTLGGATALNLNVQPRKEINLWKRRTMAPPRPLKLNPLLTAK; this comes from the coding sequence atggagaaggagaaagagaaagagaaaaagtctAAGCTGAAGAACAAGATCTTCAAAATACTGCCAAAAGCTGCTGCAATGAGCGTGACATTCCAAAACCCTCCCTTCAGCCCAGGCAGGGATCACAAGTGCAAACACTATGGAGGCAAAGGGTTCTTCTCTGGCCGCATGATTCCCGATGAAGCCAGAAGAAAGGCAAAGAATGGTCATGGCGTTGAAACTCAAGAACCCACTTCCCCCAAAATCTCCTGCATGGGACAGATCAAGCACAAGAAGGGAGGGGCAAAGAACATGTCCATGTCCATGCCTACTCCCAGAGACCCCGAGGTAAAGAAACACGCTTCCAAGTTTCAGAGGATGTTGTTGTTCCACGCGGGGAAACCAAAACAGTCTGATGCGGATGTGGAGAGTGAGAGAGCACCTGCACCGCCAATGGGTCACATGAGGCGATTTGCAAGTGGGCGTGAAACCTTTTCGAATTTCGATTGGAAGGCTCAGATTGCGCCTCATGATGATGTTGATAGATTGGATGATGAGATCATTATCCCTTTCTCTGCTCCTCTTACCCTTGGTGGTGCAACTGCGCTTAATCTTAATGTGCAGCCACGGAAAGAGATTAATCTATGGAAGAGAAGAACCATGGCACCACCTAGGCCTCTTAAGTTGAATCCACTTCTTACAGCCAAATGA
- the LOC100793671 gene encoding probable alpha-amylase 2 — protein sequence MGYWSSEERDQTTQQSDLGAVLRDGKEILLQAFNWESNKYNWWNNLEGKVPDIAKAGFTSVWLPPPTHSFSPEVLSFVYMCCLFQGNRSTGDIFHGFPNIDHTKDFVRKDIIGWLRWLRHEVGFHDFRFGFVKGFSPKYVKEYIEGAKPLFCVGEYWHSCNYKGSTLDYNQDSHRQRRLINWIDGTGQLSTAFDFTTKGILQKLLKETSGVCVILKGSPQV from the exons ATGGGCTATTGGAGCAGT GAGGAACGTGATCAAACCACTCAACAAAGTGATCTCG GTGCAGTTTTGCGTGATGGAAAAGAAATACTTCTTCAG GCATTCAACTGGGAGTCTAACAAATACAACTGGTGGAATAATTTAGAAGGCAAAGTTCCTGACATAGCTAAAGCTGGATTTACTTCAGTCTGGTTGCCGCCACCAACTCACTCCTTCTCACCTGAAG TTCTCTCATTTGTATACATGTGTTGTTTATTTCAGGGTAATCGAAGCACAGGAGATATTTTCCATGGATTTCCCAATATCGACCATACTAAAGATTTTGTGAGAAAGGATATCATAGGATGGCTCCGTTGGTTGCGCCATGAGGTGGGCTTCCATGATTTTCGATTTGGTTTTGTAAAGGG GTTTTCACCAAAATATGTTAAAGAATATATTGAAGGAGCAAAACCATTATTTTGTGTTGGGGAGTACTGGCATTCTTGCAACTACAAGGGTTCTACCTTGGACTATAACCAAG ATAGCCATAGACAGCGACGACTAATCAATTGGATTGATGGCACTGGACAACTTTCAACTGCATTTGACTTTACAACAAAAGGAATTCTCCAG AAGCTGTTAAAGGAGACTTCTGGCGTCTGTGTGATCCTCAAGGGAAGCCCCCAGGTGTGA